From a region of the Heptranchias perlo isolate sHepPer1 unplaced genomic scaffold, sHepPer1.hap1 HAP1_SCAFFOLD_59, whole genome shotgun sequence genome:
- the LOC137316349 gene encoding keratin-associated protein 4-4-like, whose product MCRGKPLCLQICGRKHVCVQNCGCKHMCLQMCGRKHMYQQMCGHKHMCPQMCRRKHMCGCKLVFPQMCDRKQVCPQICRRKHMCQQMCGRKQLCPQTCGRKHVCTQMCGRKHVCLQMCGRKHLCVQMCGRIHVGPQMCGRKHVCVQICGLKHV is encoded by the exons ATGTGCAGAGGGAAACCCCTGTGTCTGCAGATTTGCGGACGCAAGCACGTGTGCGTGCAGAACTGCGGATGCAAACACatgtgcctgcagatgtgcggacgcaaacacatgTACCAGCAGATGTGCGGACACAAACacatgtgcccgcagatgtgcagaCGCAAACAC atgtgcggatgcaAACTGGTGTTCCCGCAGATGTGTGATCGCAAACAAGTGTGCCCGCAGATTTGCAGACGCAAACACAtgtgccagcagatgtgcggacgtAAACAATTGTGCCCGCAgacgtgcggacgcaaacacgtgtgcacgcagatgtgcggacgcaaacacgtgtgcctgcagatgtgcggacgcaaacacttgtgcgtgcagatgtgcggacgGATACACGtgggcccgcagatgtgcggacgcaagcacgtgtgcgtgcagatctgTGGACTCAAACACGTGTGA
- the LOC137316350 gene encoding keratin-associated protein 4-2-like, protein MCRGKPLYLQICGRKHVCVQNCGCKHMCLQMCGRKHMYQQMCGHKHMCPQMCRRKHMCGCKLVFPQMCDRKQVCPQICGRKHMCQQMCGRKQLCPQTCGRKHVCTQMCGRKHVCLQMCGRKHLCVQMCGRIHVGPQMCGRKHVCVQICGLKHICGSKHVCLRTCRGKHVCPQMCGRIHECPQMCRRNHLCP, encoded by the exons ATGTGCAGAGGGAAACCCCTGTATCTGCAGATTTGCGGACGCAAGCACGTGTGCGTGCAGAACTGCGGATGCAAACACatgtgcctgcagatgtgcggacgcaaacacatgTACCAGCAGATGTGCGGACACAAACacatgtgcccgcagatgtgcagaCGCAAACAC atgtgcggatgcaAACTGGTGTTCCCGCAGATGTGTGATCGCAAACAAGTGTGCCCGCAGATTTGCGGACGCAAACACAtgtgccagcagatgtgcggacgtAAACAATTGTGCCCGCAgacgtgcggacgcaaacacgtgtgcacgcagatgtgcggacgcaaacacgtgtgcctgcagatgtgtGGACGCAAACACTTGTgcgtgcagatgtgcggacgGATACACGtgggcccgcagatgtgcggacgcaagcacgtgtgcgtgcagatctgTGGACTCAAACAC atctgcggaagcaaacacgtgtgcctgcgGACTTGCCGaggcaaacacgtgtgcccgcagatgtgcggacgcatacacgagtgcccgcagatgtgcagaCGCAATCACTTGTGCCCGTAG
- the LOC137316351 gene encoding keratin-associated protein 4-11-like — translation MCGCKLVFPQMCDRKQVCPQICGSRHMCQQMYGRKKLCPQTCGRKHVCTQMCGRKHVCLQMCGSKHLCVQMCGRIHVCLQMRGRKHVCLQMCGRKHVRPQMCGRKHACPQMCGRKHACPQM, via the coding sequence atgtgcggatgcaAACTGGTGTTCCCGCAGATGTGTGATCGCAAACAAGTGTGCCCGCAGATTTGCGGAAGCAGACACATGTGCCAGCAGATGTACGGACGTAAAAAATTGTGCCCGCAgacgtgcggacgcaaacacgtgtgcacgcagatgtgcggacgcaaacacgtgtgcctgcagatgtgcggaAGCAAACACTTGTgcgtgcagatgtgcggacggatacacgtgtgcctgcagatgcgcggtcgcaaacacgtgtgcctgcagatgtgcggacgcaagcaCGTgcgcccgcagatgtgcggacgcaaacacgcgtgcccgcagatgtgcggacgcaaacacgcgtgcccgcagatgtga